The Monodelphis domestica isolate mMonDom1 chromosome 7, mMonDom1.pri, whole genome shotgun sequence genome window below encodes:
- the EEPD1 gene encoding endonuclease/exonuclease/phosphatase family domain-containing protein 1 → MGGTLGCHRSIPRDPADVAPSRKFSAACNFGHMLVNQERLNINAATEEELMTLPGVTRAVARSIVEYRRCIGGFKKVEDLALVSGVGAAKLEQVKFEICVSSKASSAQHSPSSARRDPHPEPGRLNVNAASAAQLRGLRGVSERLALAIVEHRQERGPFRSVEDLLRLDGVSPASLDKLRPQLFAAAVPSAERSRPPSTHTNGGLTFSAKPHPSPTSLSLQSEDLDFPPGGPTQLLSSRPPVEAFGGTRDGRPVLRLATWNLHGCSADKANNPGVREVVCMTLLENSIKLLAVQELMDREALEKFCTELNQPTLPSLRKWKGPRGSWRGIVSGKPSGQPLQGSAHLGFLWDAAAGVELQDAAFPEGSQANSNGKHANPKPYLAHFKIGANELVLVNLCLAAPASPAGGENPSKTPSNSHRASPFAQTLQDTLKGDRDAVILGDFGQGPEGSDGDVLRRERFQPLVPGGTFTDISTRNPQGSKSLDNIWISKGLKKVFTGHWAVVREGLTNPWIPDNWSWGGVASSHCPVLAELYTDKDWSKKEGGPRGDSSASPEHSEPPSKQER, encoded by the exons ATGGGCGGCACCCTGGGCTGCCACCGCTCCATCCCGCGGGATCCGGCGGACGTGGCCCCCAGCCGCAAGTTCAGCGCCGCCTGCAACTTCGGCCACATGCTGGTGAACCAGGAGCGGCTCAACATCAACGCGGCCACCGAGGAGGAGCTGATGACGCTGCCCGGCGTCACCCGCGCCGTGGCGCGCAGCATCGTCGAGTACCGCCGCTGCATCGGCGGCTTCAAGAAGGTGGAGGACCTGGCGCTGGTGAGCGGCGTGGGCGCCGCCAAGCTGGAGCAGGTCAAGTTCGAGATCTGCGTGAGCAGCAAGGCCAGCTCGGCCCAGCACTCGCCCAGCTCGGCGCGCCGCGACCCGCACCCCGAGCCCGGCCGCCTCAACGTCAACGCGGCCTCGGCCGCCCAGCTCCGGGGCCTGCGCGGCGTGTCCGAGCGGCTGGCCCTGGCCATCGTGGAGCACCGCCAGGAGCGCGGGCCCTTCCGCAGCGTCGAGGACCTGCTGCGCCTGGACGGCGTCAGCCCCGCCTCCCTGGACAAGCTCCGGCCGCAGCTCTTTGCCGCCGCCGTGCCCTCCGCCGAGCGCTCCCGGCCGCCCTCCACGCACACCAACGGGGGCCTGACGTTCAGCGCCAAGCCGCACCCGAGCCCCACGTCGCTGAGCCTCCAGAGCGAGGACCTGGACTTCCCCCCGGGCGGCCCCACGCAGCTCCTCTCCTCCAGGCCGCCGGTCGAGGCCTTCGGCGGCACCCGCGACGGCCGGCCTGTGCTGCGCCTGGCCACCTGGAACCTGCACGGCTGCTCGGCCGACAAGGCCAACAACCCCGGCGTGCGCGAGGTCGTGTGCATGACGCTGCTGGAGAACAG CATCAAGCTTCTAGCTGTGCAGGAACTGATGGACAGAGAAGCCCTGGAAAAG TTCTGTACGGAGCTCAACCAGCCCACCCTGCCCAGCCTCCGGAAGTGGAAGGGCCCCCGCGGATCCTGGAGGGGCATCGTCTCCGGGAAGCCCTCCGGGCAGCCCCTGCAG GGCTCGGCTCACCTGGGCTTCCTCTGGGACGCCGCTGCCGGGGTGGAGCTGCAGGACGCCGCTTTCCCGGAGGGCTCTCAGGCCAACAGCAACGGGAAGCACGCGAATCCCAAGCCCTACCTGGCGCACTTTAAG ATCGGGGCAAACGAGCTCGTGCTGGTGAACCTGTGCCTGGCAGCCCCGGCCTCCCCTGCGGGGGGAGAGAACCCCAGCAAGACCCCCAGCAACAGCCACAGAGCGTCGCCCTTCGCCCAGACCCTGCAGGACACGCTCAAAG GAGACAGAGACGCCGTGATCCTGGGAGACTTCGGCCAGGGCCCCGAGGGCAGCGACGGCGACGTCCTGAGGAGGGAGCGCTTCCAGCCCCTGGTCCCCGGCGGCACCTTCACCGACATCAGCACCCGCAATCCTCAGGGCTCCAAGTCCCTGGACAACATCTGGATCAGTAAAGGCCTCAAGAAGGTGTTCACAG GCCACTGGGCAGTGGTGAGAGAAGGTCTCACCAACCCCTGGATTCCAGACAACTGGTCCTGGGGCGGGGTGGCGTCCAGCCACTGCCCGGTGCTGGCCGAACTGTACACGGACAAGGACTGGAGCAAGAAGGAGGGCGGCCCCCGCGGCGACAGCAGCGCGTCCCCGGAGCACAGCGAGCCCCCCAGCAAGCAGGAACGGTGA